One Ascaphus truei isolate aAscTru1 chromosome 9, aAscTru1.hap1, whole genome shotgun sequence genomic region harbors:
- the CHAC1 gene encoding glutathione-specific gamma-glutamylcyclotransferase 1, translating into MPRDPGSAMAETASLSPGNTLWIFGYGSLVWKPDFEFTSSKVGFIQGYSRKFWQGDTFHRGSERTPGRVVTLQEDYDECTWGIGYEVRGDQIEPSLQYLNVRESVLGGYVTKLVKFYPQDEGDEGAVLALVYIATPENPSFLGPASEEDIAGQIIVSTGQAGHNIEYLLRLADFMHNYCPEAEDKHLFSIEEALIAILPCLYSTNDPLGVLC; encoded by the exons ATGCCTAGAGACCCCGGCTCTGCCATGGCGGAGAcagcctcactctcccccggtaACACGCTGTGGATCTTCGGCTATGGCTCCCTGGTGTGGAAGCCGGACTTCGAGTTCACTTCCAGTAAAGTGGGCTTCATCCAGGGGTACAGCCGCAAGTTCTGGCAGGGGGACACCTTCCACCGGGGCAGCGAGCGCACG CCTGGCCGCGTGGTGACCTTACAAGAAGATTATGAT GAATGCACATGGGGCATAGGCTACGAGGTCCGGGGCGATCAGATCGAGCCGTCACTGCAGTACCTGAACGTGCGGGAAAGCGTCCTGGGCGGCTACGTGACCAAGCTGGTCAAGTTCTACCCGCAGGATGAGGGCGACGAAGGGGCAGTGTTGGCACTGGTCTATATTGCCACTCCTGAAAACCCCAGCTTTCTGGGGCCGGCCTCTGAAGAGGACATCGCTGGCCAAATCATAGTCTCAACCGGGCAGGCTGGGCACAACATTGAGTATCTTCTACGTCTGGCAGACTTTATGCACAACTACTGCCCTGAAGCTGAGGATAAACATCTGTTCTCCATAGAAGAGGCATTAATAGCCATCCTTCCCTGCCTGTACAGCACAAATGACCCTCTGGGCGTGCTCTGCTGA